The Comamonas piscis region CCATCCGCTACCCGCAGAACCAGCTTGTCCTGCAGTTGCAGGGTTTCAATGCGCAGCGTGCGGCGAGGCATCGCCACCAGGGCCAAGGCTTCCATCGCATTGAGCAGCAGGTTGGCGATGACTTGCTGGATCTGCACCGGGTCGGCCAGCGCCAGCGGCAGCCCGGCGGCCAGATCAGCACGCATGGCAATGCCCAGCCGCTGCATTTCAGCCTGGGACAGCGCCAGCACTTCACGCACCTCGGCATTGAAGACAAAGGGGCGGGTGCTGGCAGGCGCACCTTGGCTGAGCCTGCGCACCCGGGCAATGATGCCGCTGGCCCGGTCCGCATCGCCCAGGATGCGGTCGAGCGCCTGCCCGGCCTTGTCGAGCCTGGGGGGATCCTGTGCCATCCAGCGCTGGCAGGCATGGCCGCTGGTGACGATGGCCGCCAGCGGCTGGTTGAGCTCATGCGCAATCGAGGTCGTCAAACCCTCCAGGCTGTGGATGCGCGAGATGCGCATCAGGCGCGCCTGGGCGTCATGGGCGGCGGCCCGTGCTGTCTCCGCTCTGCAGGCCAGGTAGCCGGTGATCAAAATGGCCATGCTGCTGATCAGCATATTGATCAGACCTGCGCGTTGGTCGCCATAGTTGGTGATGAAAAAGCTCAGCCAGGTCAAAGC contains the following coding sequences:
- a CDS encoding sensor histidine kinase, giving the protein MKTQSLPTQAWRRRGLHVMAMVLAILVLFLIDTATRYEVAVSVFYTVVILAMAHVLALRGLMLLTGSCIALTWLSFFITNYGDQRAGLINMLISSMAILITGYLACRAETARAAAHDAQARLMRISRIHSLEGLTTSIAHELNQPLAAIVTSGHACQRWMAQDPPRLDKAGQALDRILGDADRASGIIARVRRLSQGAPASTRPFVFNAEVREVLALSQAEMQRLGIAMRADLAAGLPLALADPVQIQQVIANLLLNAMEALALVAMPRRTLRIETLQLQDKLVLRVADGGPGLPAGAQEQVFEPFWTTKHEGIGVGLSISRSIVEANGGQIWAEPHAPGGAVFAFSVPVAPAEGKA